GGTCCTCCCCCATGAACGATTATAGGATTTATTCCAATGTATTTAAGCATTATAATGTCTTGCGCAAAAGCGTTTCTTAAATCTGCTTTGTCCATAGCGTTTCCGCCGTATTTTATAACAAAGGTTTTGCCTCTAAAATTTCTTATAAATGGCAGTGCCTCTAAAAGTATTTCAGCCTTTTCTATGATGCTTTCCAACCTTTAAGCCTCCTCTATAAAATCTTTAAGAAAGTTTATTAGCTCCGGGTCTGCAGGCAGGTCTACCCAGTATGTTCCATCTTCATGCTCTATTCTTAGAGCTTTTCCGTTGTCTAAAAAGTATATATTCGTAAGTCCTTTAGAAAAATACCATTCTAACTCTTCGGTTATTCCTTTCATTACTAAGCTGAAACTGCTTTTATATTTTATAACTTTTTTTAGCACTACAGGCGCCTTTCCAAATTCATCCACACCTTCAAGCTCATAAGAAGTAACATCTACAGCAACGCCTCTTAAGTTAAATTCTTTCTCTTCCAAACTTTAATCCTCCAACAGAGATTTTACAGACCATTTTTTGTTTTTAGATTTTCTTTCGGGAGGCTGAATCAAAGATAAAAACTCTTCAATCAATTTTTTTCTTCTTTTTTCTTCTAATTTACCGGAAAATTGTTTTGAAAAAATCTGCTGTATTATCTCAATCTCTCTTTTTTTTAAAATAGAGAAATCTTTTAAGTCGTTTAATAAATTTTTGGCTTTTTTGTGTGTTAAGATTAAAACATAAGAATTTTTGTTTTTTCTAAGAGTTCCGCCGTATGCTTCTTTTACCTGAATTAGAAAATCTTCCTTTTTAGACCTTAAAATGACCTCAGGATATATGCTTTTCTTTGTTCTTCCATCTTTTTTTAAAGAAAGTTTGCCACAGTTATCAAACATTCCGGCTAAATAAGATAAAAATATTTCCTTATTCATTATCCATTCTTTGAATTTCGTTTAATAACTCCTCTACCATCTCTTCTTCAGAGACTCTTTTGACTGGAACTCCTTTTTTAAATAAAATAGCTGATTTATTTCCACATGCTAACCCAATATCTGCTTCTTTTGCTTCTCCGATTGCATTGACAACGCATCCCATTATTGCAACCTTTAAAGGTTTATCTACCGCTTCTAATTTTTCTTCAACTTTTTTAACCACTTCCGGTAAGTTTACCTCAATCCTTCCACATGTTGGACAGGATACAATCTCAACACCTTTTCTTCTCAAATCCAGTGCTTGAAGAATTTGATATGCTACCTTTATCTCTTCCTCCGGGTCTGCTGTTAAAGAGACTCTTACTGTATCTCCGATGCCCTCATACAGTAAAATGCCAATACCAACGGCAGATTTTATAGACCCTCTACCTGCCGGTCCTGCTTCTGTGATTCCTATATGAAGGGGTATGTCAGTTTTTTCTGCAAAGATTTTATTTGCTTTTATATTTTGAAGTACGTCAGAACCTTTTATAGAAACCTTAAAGTTTGTAAAACCTACAGACTCAAAAAATTCTGACCAGTACAAAGCACTTTCTGCTAAAGCTTCGGCAGACGGATAACCATACTTTTCAAGAAGTCTTTCTTCCAAAGAACCGGAGTTAACACCGAGTCTAACTGCAATATTTTTTTTCTTACACTCTTGGAGGATTTCTTTGATTTTTCCTTTATCATTGATGTTTCCAGGATTAAGTCTGATTCCGTGTATACCGCTTTCAAGAGATAAAAAGGCAATTCTTGGGGAAAAATGTATATCGCCTATTACAGGTATTGGAGAATTTTTTACAATTTCCGGCAATGCTAACGCATCCTCTTCTCTTGGAACGGCTACTCTTATAATTTCACATCCTGCTTTTGCAAGTCTATTTATCTGATTTAAAGTTGCTTCTATATCATGGGTTTTTGTATCTGTCATAGATTGGACAACTATCGGTGCTCCATCGCCTATCTTAACATTGCCTACATAAACCGGTCTTGTCTTTCTTCTGTTTATCAAGGAATCAATAACTCCTGTCCAACTTTAATATTGTCATCTTCTAAGTTATTTAAATTTTTTAAAACGTCAACAGATACGCCAAACTTTCTTGCAATACTAAATAATGTATCTCCTTTTTGAACGATATAGATATTTTCTTTATTTGAAGATGGCTTATAGGATGTTTTAACAATCTCTGGTTTTTCAGATGTTTTGATTAGTGATATTAAAGATTCGCTGTCATTTTCACTTTTAGCAGGCTGAGTTTGGGAGACAATTGTTTGAGCAGGTTCAGTTGAAGGCTTAGGACTTGATGTTTTTGCTACATATCTATTTTCACTGGTTTTATTTTTAGCTATTGGCTGTGTTGTTATAAATCTCCTGTCAAAGGTTGCAGCATAATCAAGCTTTGGAAGGTTTATGTTTATTCCTTCAAATGCTATGTCTTTCTTTAAATGGGCATTGTAGAATTTTAAAATATCATAATCAACTTTTTTCTCTTGCGCCAAGTCATTTAAGTTTATCTCTCTGTCGGCAGTAAAATTAATAACATCATAAATATTTGTTTTAACATCCAATCCATATTTTTCAGGATTGTTAGCAATCAGAAGAATGGCAAAAAATTTTGAAACATACTCTTTTGTTTGTGATGGAAGGATATCTTTTATCTCATAAAAAGATATGACTGATGAAGATTCTAATCTCTTTGCGACACATTTTTCTCCACAGTTGTATGCTGCAATCGCAAGCTCCCAACTACCAAACATGTTGTATAAAGTCTTTAAATATTTTGCGGCTGCTATTGTAGATTTGTATGGGTCTCTTCTTTCATCAATGTATTCATCTATTCTTAATCCAAACCTTCTCCCGGTAGATGGAATAAACTGCCAAATTCCGGCTGCGTTTGCAGGAGATGTAGCAAAAGGATTAAATCCGCTTTCAACAACCGCAAGATATGCCAATTCTTCTGGCAGTCCTTCATGTCTGAAGATTTTTTTTACCATTGGCATAAAGTAATTTGCTCTTTTAAGAGCGTTTTCTGTGAAGTATTTTTTTGTCGTTGTAAAGTAATCTATGAAATAATCTATATCTTTATCATCCGGAATTTGCATGCTTAATGCAGATGCTTCTTTCTTGATAAAATTTTTATCTTCTTCTGTAATGGCTATTAAGACTTTATTTTTTGTGTTATTACTCTCCAATGTTTTTAACTCAATTTTTTCTTTATTTTCGTTTCTTATAGCAGTCTTTGGTTTATATGTATCTTTGTAGGTAGAGCTTCCCTTCTCTTTAACTTGAACAGAGCAAGATTGTATTAAAAACCCTATCAAAACGAATAGTAATATGAGTTTATATCTCATTTTAATCACCTACTTTACTATTCGTTAGTTTTGGCTAAAACTTTAGATTTTAACGCCAATACTTCTTTCTTTTCTTTGATTGTATTCGTGTTTTCATCTATGTAAACAAGATTTACTTTGAAGCTTTCTAAATCTTTCTCGTTTACTGCTGCATACGATGCAATTATTATAATATCTCCATAATGACCTAATCTTGCCGCTGCTCCGTTTAAGATACATTCTCCTGAATATCTAACTCCAGGGATTACATAGGTAGAAAATCTTTGACCGTTGTTTACGTTATAAACTTCTATCTTTTCAAATGGAATTAAATTTGCAGCTTCCATTATTTCTTCATCTAATGTAAGACTTCCTTCATAATGCAGGTCTGCTCCGGTTATTTTTATTCTATGAACCTTAGATTTTAGTAATGTTCTATACATTAATTGCCTCCTATCTTTACTTTTTGGCAGAAGAAATTAGCAAAATTTTTTAAATCATTCAAGATTTAATGTCATATATTTATGAGAGAGCTGTAAAAATTTTTGTAAGTTTATCTTTCCTTGTCATTCTAAGGCTGTAAAGCAGAAGGATCTTCTTAAT
The nucleotide sequence above comes from Sulfurihydrogenibium sp.. Encoded proteins:
- the ispG gene encoding flavodoxin-dependent (E)-4-hydroxy-3-methylbut-2-enyl-diphosphate synthase; translation: MINRRKTRPVYVGNVKIGDGAPIVVQSMTDTKTHDIEATLNQINRLAKAGCEIIRVAVPREEDALALPEIVKNSPIPVIGDIHFSPRIAFLSLESGIHGIRLNPGNINDKGKIKEILQECKKKNIAVRLGVNSGSLEERLLEKYGYPSAEALAESALYWSEFFESVGFTNFKVSIKGSDVLQNIKANKIFAEKTDIPLHIGITEAGPAGRGSIKSAVGIGILLYEGIGDTVRVSLTADPEEEIKVAYQILQALDLRRKGVEIVSCPTCGRIEVNLPEVVKKVEEKLEAVDKPLKVAIMGCVVNAIGEAKEADIGLACGNKSAILFKKGVPVKRVSEEEMVEELLNEIQRMDNE
- a CDS encoding lytic transglycosylase domain-containing protein codes for the protein MRYKLILLFVLIGFLIQSCSVQVKEKGSSTYKDTYKPKTAIRNENKEKIELKTLESNNTKNKVLIAITEEDKNFIKKEASALSMQIPDDKDIDYFIDYFTTTKKYFTENALKRANYFMPMVKKIFRHEGLPEELAYLAVVESGFNPFATSPANAAGIWQFIPSTGRRFGLRIDEYIDERRDPYKSTIAAAKYLKTLYNMFGSWELAIAAYNCGEKCVAKRLESSSVISFYEIKDILPSQTKEYVSKFFAILLIANNPEKYGLDVKTNIYDVINFTADREINLNDLAQEKKVDYDILKFYNAHLKKDIAFEGININLPKLDYAATFDRRFITTQPIAKNKTSENRYVAKTSSPKPSTEPAQTIVSQTQPAKSENDSESLISLIKTSEKPEIVKTSYKPSSNKENIYIVQKGDTLFSIARKFGVSVDVLKNLNNLEDDNIKVGQELLIP
- the panD gene encoding aspartate 1-decarboxylase, coding for MYRTLLKSKVHRIKITGADLHYEGSLTLDEEIMEAANLIPFEKIEVYNVNNGQRFSTYVIPGVRYSGECILNGAAARLGHYGDIIIIASYAAVNEKDLESFKVNLVYIDENTNTIKEKKEVLALKSKVLAKTNE